The following coding sequences are from one Lolium rigidum isolate FL_2022 chromosome 6, APGP_CSIRO_Lrig_0.1, whole genome shotgun sequence window:
- the LOC124663248 gene encoding E3 ubiquitin-protein ligase RSL1-like — protein MLIVVFLSRPEAFPASRIDGSGADSPLDGNGGGGEFFYCAICMETVAAILKFSVTSCGHEFCFSCVAQYVAAKLGENAARVDCPDPGCGGAGAVEPESCRGIVSPDLLDKWGFLLCESTFGAGNKVYCPYSECSAPLLADDGGEAIAQAECPHCHRLFCARCAVPWHAGIECREFQQLGQDERGRDDLLLRRLAGRQRWQRCPKCHMYVEKSEGCNYIKCRCGYSFCYRCASMVSALTHYCNKCKR, from the exons ATGCTGATCGTCGTGTTCCTATCCAG GCCCGAAGCGTTCCCAGCATCGCGCATCGACGGCAGTGGAGCCGATTCGCCGCTCGACGGCAACGGGGGcggcggcgagttcttctactgCGCCATCTGCATGGAGACGGTCGCCGCCATCCTCAAGTTCAGCGTCACCTCTTGCGGCCACGAGTTCTGCTTCAGCTGCGTCGCCCAGTACGTCGCCGCGAAGCTGGGCGAGAACGCCGCGCGCGTAGACTGCCCTGATCCtggctgcggcggcgcgggcgccgtCGAGCCGGAGAGCTGCCGCGGCATAGTCTCCCCGGATCTCCTCGACAAGTGGGGTTTTCTGCTCTGCGAGTCCACCTTCGGTGCCGGTAATAAGGTGTACTGCCCGTACAGCGAATGCTCGGCGCCTCTTCTCGCAGATGATGGCGGGGAGGCGATCGCGCAGGCGGAGTGCCCGCACTGCCACCGCCTCTTCTGCGCCCGGTGCGCGGTGCCGTGGCACGCCGGCATCGAGTGCAGGGAGTTCCAGCAGCTCGGGCAGGACGAGCGCGGACGCGACGATCTCTTGCTCCGCCGGCTCGCCGGCCGCCAGAGGTGGCAGCGCTGCCCCAAGTGCCACATGTACGTGGAGAAATCGGAAGGGTGCAATTACATCAAATGCAG GTGTGGATACAGCTTCTGCTACAGATGTGCATCCATGGTGTCCGCGCTAACCCATTACTGCAACAAGTGCAAGCGCTAG
- the LOC124663249 gene encoding E3 ubiquitin-protein ligase RSL1-like — MLIVVFLSRPEASPVSRIDGSGADSPLDGNGGGGEFFYCAICMETVADILKFSVSSCGHEFCFSCVAQYVAAKLGENAARVDCPDPGCGGAGAVEPESCRGIVSPDLLDKWGFLLCESAFGAGNKVYCPYRECSAPLLTDGGEAIAQAECPHCHRLFCARCAVPWHAGVECGEFQQLGQDERGRDDLLLRRLAGRQRWQRCPKCHMYVEKSEGCNLSLACRCGYSFCYRCASKVSALTHYCNKCKR; from the exons ATGTTGATCGTCGTGTTCCTATCGAG GCCCGAAGCGTCCCCAGTATCGCGCATCGACGGCAGTGGAGCTGATTCGCCGCTCGACGGCAACGGGGGcggcggcgagttcttctactgCGCCATCTGCATGGAGACGGTCGCCGACATCCTCAAGTTCAGCGTCAGCTCTTGCGGCCACGAGTTCTGCTTCAGCTGCGTCGCCCAGTACGTCGCCGCCAAGCTGGGCGAGAACGCCGCGCGCGTAGATTGCCCTGACCCtggctgcggcggcgcgggcgccgtCGAGCCGGAGAGCTGCCGCGGCATCGTCTCCCCGGATCTCCTCGACAAGTGGGGTTTCCTGCTCTGCGAGTCCGCGTTCGGTGCCGGTAATAAGGTGTACTGCCCGTACAGGGAATGCTCGGCGCCTCTTCTCACGGATGGCGGGGAGGCGATCGCGCAGGCCGAGTGCCCGCACTGCCACCGCCTCTTCTGCGCCCGCTGCGCCGTGCCGTGGCACGCCGGCGTCGAGTGCGGGGAGTTCCAGCAGCTCGGGCAGGACGAGCGCGGCCGCGACGATCTCTTGCTCCGCCGGCTCGCCGGCCGCCAGAGGTGGCAGCGCTGCCCCAAGTGCCACATGTACGTCGAGAAATCGGAAGggtgcaatctatct CTTGCTTGTAGGTGTGGATACAGCTTCTGCTACAGGTGTGCATCCAAGGTGTCCGCGCTAACCCATTACTGCAACAAGTGCAAGCGCTAA
- the LOC124663250 gene encoding E3 ubiquitin-protein ligase RSL1-like encodes MLIVLFLSRPEAFPASRIDGSGADSPLDGDGGGGGEFFYCAICMETVADILKFSVTSCGHEFCFSCVAQYVAAKLGENAARVDCPDPGCGGAGAVEPESCRGIISPDLLDKWGFLLCESAFGAGNKVYCPYRECSGPLLADDGGEAIAQAECPHCHRLFCARCAVPWHAGVECREFQQLGQDERGRDDLLLRRLAGRQRWQRCPKCHMYVEKSEGCNYIKCRCGYSFCYRCASKVSAITHYCNKCKR; translated from the exons ATGTTGATCGTCCTGTTCCTATCCAG GCCCGAAGCGTTCCCAGCATCGCGCATCGACGGCAGTGGAGCCGATTCGCcgctcgacggcgacggcggcggcggcggcgagttcttctactgCGCCATCTGCATGGAGACGGTCGCCGACATCCTCAAGTTCAGCGTCACCTCTTGCGGCCACGAATTCTGCTTCAGCTGCGTCGCCCAGTACGTCGCCGCGAAGCTGGGCGAGAACGCCGCGCGCGTAGACTGCCCTGACCCtggctgcggcggcgcgggcgccgtCGAGCCGGAGAGCTGCCGCGGCATCATCTCCCCGGATCTCCTCGACAAGTGGGGTTTTCTGCTGTGCGAATCCGCGTTCGGTGCCGGTAATAAGGTGTACTGCCCGTACAGGGAATGCTCGGGGCCTCTTCTCGCAGATGATGGCGGGGAGGCGATCGCGCAGGCCGAGTGCCCGCACTGCCACCGCCTCTTCTGCGCCCGGTGCGCCGTGCCGTGGCACGCCGGCGTCGAGTGCAGGGAGTTCCAGCAGCTCGGGCAGGACGAGCGCGGACGCGACGATCTCTTGCTCCGCCGGCTCGCCGGCCGCCAGAGGTGGCAGCGCTGCCCCAAGTGCCACATGTACGTGGAGAAATCGGAAGGGTGCAATTACATCAAATGCAG GTGTGGATACAGCTTCTGCTACAGGTGTGCATCCAAGGTGTCCGCGATAACCCATTACTGCAACAAGTGCAAGCGCTAG